The DNA window AATAAATGGCTGCTGTCTTAATCCCCATCTCCTTTGCAGAGCGAATTATCCTTAAGGCAATTTCTGCCCTATTGGCTATTAAAATCTTTCCAAACATAGTAATTATTATACTTTAAGCTAAAAGATAAAAACAAATAAATTTTACTCTTTTTTTCTCATATCTTACCAGCACATATAGGTTGTATATGGGTTGCCAAAGGTATCGTTATAAGAGCAATTAATAAACACCTCACCTGTATATGTTCCTAATGTAACATACATCCATCCTCCATAGTTCCTGTTAGGGTTAGTATCATCCCATTCCCTAGTGTTTGCAGAGAATATCTCAGCGTTATCAATGCTAATGCCACCACCACCTGTATTCAATGTCCTTCTCAAAAGGGCATAGGGGATTTTATCAAATGGCTTTCCCTCTGGGTTAAGGTCTGGATTTGTTAATGCATTTGATGCTTCATCTCCACTAGTTGGCCATGCAAACTTCCCATACTCCTTTTCTGAATACTCAACAATAGCGGCATAGATGTTCTTAAGGTTTTTTCCTGTTGCCTTTTCACGAGACCTGTCTAGAAGAAGACCTAATCTAGGAAGGAGCATTGCTAGTAAAGTCCCCATAATTGCAATAACAACCATTAACTCAATTAATGTAAATCCTTTGTTCTTCATAGAAAATAAAAAAGGGGGCACAAAACCCCCTTTTATCTCTTTTTCCCTATCTTACCAGCACATATAGGTTGTGTATTCGTTGCCAAAGGTGTCATCCTCGCTACAATTAATAAACACCTCGCCTGTATATGTTCCTATTGTAACATACATCCAGCCTCCCTTATTTCTGCTGTCATTAGCACTATCCCATACCCTAGAGTTTGCCTTGTATATCTCACCGCTATCAATGTTAAGATTCGTATTTGTATTCAATGTCCTTCTTAAAAGGGCATATGGGATTTTGTCAAATGACTTTCCCTCTGGGTTATAATTTTGGTTGGTCAATGCATCTTTTACATTATCAAGTGAATCAGCCTGTGCACCCCTTGGCCACACAAACTTCCCATGCTCTTTCTCTGAATACTCAACAATAGCAGCATATATATTTTTAAGGTTCTTTCCACTTGCCTTCTCACGGCTTCTGTCAATTAGAAGGCCTACGCGGGGAAGAAGCATTGCTAGTAAGATTCCAATGATTGCTACAACAATCATTAGCTCTATCAATGTAAAGCCTTTTCTCTTCATCTTTTCTCACCCCCTTTTTATAAAAATTATATTTTTTTCAATACTTTTAAAGTATTGTATTTATTCTAATAAATATTACTATAAAAATTAGTTTTTGTCAAGGATTTTTTTGAAATGTGTAGTTACAATATCAAAATGTTGAAAACTAGTTGGCTTTCTTTGTAAAACTTTATATGGTTAATTCTGAAGACTTATGAAACATACTATAATCTTCTAATCACTCATCACTGACCACTGATCACTTTTTCTCTATTGACCTGCTTTTCTTACAGGTGAATAGTTACATTTTTTGTTTTATTTACAATTTATAACTTACAATCTATAATTATTAAATGGAATTCATAGCAGATTTTCACCTCCATTCAAAGTATAGCAGGGCAACAAGCAAGGATATGGATATTCCTGAAATGAGCAAATATGCCAAACTAAAAGGTATTTCCCTCCTTGGCTCTTCTGATTTTACCCATCCTGTCTGGCTTTCTAACCTTAAAGCACATTTAAAAGAAACAGAAGGCAATCTTTTTGATTACAAAGGTATGAAATTCATCCTGACATCTGAGGTATCCAATATCTATAAGGATAAGGATAAGTTTGCCAAGATTCATATTATCATTTTTTCTCCATGCCTTGAGACCTGCGATAGGATAAATGAAAGATTGCAAAGATATGGAAGCCTTTTTGCTGATGGAAGACCCATCCTTTCCCTTTCCTCTCCTGATTTGGTAAAGATGCTTCTTGATATAGATGAGAGAATCTTTATTGTTCCAGCCCATATCTGGACACCACATTTCTCTGTATTTGGAGCAAATTCAGGCTTTAATTCAATAAGCGAATGCTTTAAGGATGAGGCCTCTAATATATATTGTTTGGAAACAGGGCTTTCATCTGATCCAAAAATGAATTGGAGGCTATCTATGCTTGACAAATATACCCTCATTTCAAACTCTGATGCCCATTCTCCAGCAAAGATTGGAAGGGAGGCAAATGTTTTTAATTGTGAAATAAGCTATAACGCAATTATCTCTTGCTTAAAAAATAAGGATAAAACCAAATTTTTAAAGACACTAGAGTTTTTTCCAGAGGAGGGAAAATACCACTACGATGGCCATAGGAATTGTGAAATTTCCCTTTCTCCAGATGAGACAAAGAGGCTAAATTTAAAATGCCCAAAATGTGGGAAAAAATTGACCATTGGTGTAATGTATAGGGTTTGTGAGCTTTCTGACAGGGAAGATGGCTTTATTCCAGAAAATTCTATTCCCTATAAAAACCTTATACCATTAGATGAAATTATAGGAGATGCCCTTGAAAAGGAGCCTACATCTGTTGTTGTAAAAAGGGAGTATCTCTCTATGGTTGAAAATATAGGGTCTGAATTTGATATTTTGCTTAAAAAATCAGAAGATGAGCTTAAAAGGGAGGTTCCTCAAAAAATATATGAGGGGATTATGAATGTAAGAAAAGGGATGATTGATATAGAGCCTGGATATGATGGTGTTTATGGAAAGATAGTGATATTTAAAAAAGAGAAAAAAACACAGAAACAGATGAGCCTTTTTTAGATGAAAATTAGTGTTTCTCTTTTTGTTCTAGCCCTTTTTATCCTTATCTACTTTTTTGATGCTGCCACCTTAAGTGGATTCTGGATAACTGGGGACTTGGGATATTCTGACCTTACAGACTATTACTTTCCCCTTAAGTGCTACCTGGGAGAATGCCTTAAGAATTTTTCTTTACCCTTATGGTGTCCTTCTATTCTATCGGGAATACCGATATTGAGCGAGGGGGAGATTGGTGCATTTCATCCATTAAATCTTATCTTTTTCTTAATTTTAGACCCTTTCTCTGCCTATAATTTAACAACAATAATCTCATTTTTTATAGCAGGGTTTTCAATATTCTTATTCTGCCAAGCTATTGGCTTAAAATTCTTCCCATCTATTTTATCCTCAATATCCTTTACATTTTCTGGCTATCTTATAACCCACCTTAAACACCCATCTAATTTGATGACAGCCTCTTTTTTTCCATTCTTGTTTTATTTTGCAGAGGGGTTTATTAAGGAAGGAAAAATAATTTTTATCTTTTTAGGAGGAATTATCCTTTGTTTGCAGGTTTTTTCTGGCCATCCCCAAATTATGGTCTATACAAATTTTGCATTATTTCTTTACTTTATCTTTCGTTTTATTAGTATATTTTTAGATGAGAGAAAAAAGAAAAAAAGAAAATTTTTGCCTTTATTTCTTAAGATTTCCTTTCTTCCCCTGATAATACTAATCGGAATTTCTCTTTCTTGCTGCCAGCTTTTTCCAACATTTGAGCTGCTTAAGCACTCAGGAAGAAAGTTTGGCGAAGCGATACATGAGCTTTCCAGGTTTCCATTTCACCCAAAGGAGCTTATAAACTTTGTCCTTCCATATTTTTATGGAGACCCTGCATTAGCTACATATAAAACAAAATGGAATAGCCTTTTCTGGGAAAATACAGGCTATATTGGAATCCTTCCTTTAATATTTTCCTTTGCTTCTTTATTAGGAATAAAAAAGAACAGGTATATTTTATTTTTTGCCACCTCCTCTCTATTTTTCCTCCTCCTTTCATTTGGAAAATATAGCCCATTTTTATTTCTCCTTAAAATGTCTCCATTCTCAAGCTATAGGTTTCCAAACAGATTTCTCCTTCTTGTAGATTTTTGCCTGGCAATATTAGGAGGCTTCGGAATCCAGCTTATTCTTGAGAAGATAAAAAGATTGCCTCTAAAAATAAGCCTTTATGTTCTTATAATTGCCATTACATTTCTTGATTTATATAGATTTGGAGCACACCATAACCCAACCGTTCCAATGAAGGATTGGAAGAAAATCCCGGAGGTTGTCCAATTCCTTAAAAGCGATAAGGATATATTTAGGGTTTATTCTGTTGGAACAATTATAAGCAGGAATACACTATATCACAAGTATGGCTGGCTTAAAAACAAAAAATGGCATCTTCAAAATAGAGAAACCCTATCTGTCAACACAAATGCAATTTATGGCATTCAAAGCCCTGGGATTTATCTTACCCTGTTTCCATTAAGGCCATTCATATTTGAGATGAAGCTAGCGGATGGCTTTATCCTGGATTCTTTAAATTTAACAGGCATTGTCCCAGATAACACAATAAAAATTTTAAGCCTTCTTAATGTAAAATACCTTGTCTCCTGCTTTTTCCTTTCTGGTCAGGGGATTGAGCTGGTAAAGGAGATTAAAATTGATTGGGAGCTTCCCTCTGTTAAGCTTTATAGGAATAACAATGTTTTACAAAGGGCATTCATTGTTCCCTGTGCAAAAAAAATCTATGACCCAAATACAATAATTAATGAGATTCTAAAGGATGAATTTGACCCAAGATATGAGGTAATATTGGAGGAAGAAGGGTCTTCTGGCTTATTTTCTCTCCTTGGCTCATCCTGCAGGATAGAGGATTATAGAAGGGATTATGTAAAGATAGCTTGCGATATGAAGGCAGATGGCTATCTTTTCCTTTCAGATTCCAATTACCCTGGGTGGAAGGCGTATATTAAGAGTCAGGAGTCAGGAGTCAGGAGTCAGGAGTCAGAGGTGAAGGTTTTTTATGCAAATTGTGCATTTAGGGCTGTATTTTTAAAGAAAGGGAACTACGAGGTTATTTTTCGCTATAAACCAAGCTCATTTTATAAAGGAGGAATTATAAGTTTTGTTGCTTTTTTATTGGTTATTTGTTTATTATTTAAATTTAAAGGTTGCAAAATTTAAATTTATGTTTTATAATTAAATTATGGCAGAGAATATAGGGAGGTTTTTAGAGGGAATTGCTGAATCTATGGTTAGGACAGAAATTATCCTCTTCTTCCATAGAAATCAGTTTGCAATGGATGTAGCAAGGAATATTGCCAGATGGATAGGGAGGGATGTAGCCGTTGTTGAAAAGGAGCTTGTTGGGCTTGTTGAACAAAAAATCCTTGATAGGATGGGAACAGGACCATCTGCCATTTATTCCTATACCCAGGATGTTGAAACTATTGAAACCATAGATAAATTCGTTACAGAGCTTACATTGGGAAGGGAAAAGGTTAGAAGGGCAATGGAGGGCTTAAAACCCTCTCTCTGACTTATGTTCCTACTTTCAAAGACGCTACAATGGATTTTAATGTTGCAATAGCAGATAAAGAGGCGAGATAGCTTGTCTTTGGATTGTCTTTTGAGGGAAGGTTTTCACATTTTATATTTATCCTTCCAAAATCGCCAATTATCAAAATTTCATGGATATTTTTGGTCGTATTTGGGTCTGCTATTATCTCAACCTCTGTCTTATAAGGACCTATTCCAGCAAGGCTTAAGGTTGCAGAAACATTTACATTTGCTGGAAATCCAGCTATTGCATCAAGGGCTGTGCCTTTAAATATTGTTGTCTTTTCTTTAATATTTGAAAGGTTTATTTTATTTTCACAAATATATGGAGCACCCAAAAGCCCTTTTGGAGGTTTTCTTGTTTTTAAAATGACATGCTCAATATTTCCTAATAAAGCTGCCTTTAAACCATCAATCCCTGCAATTGCTCCCGATGGAATATAAATTTTTATTCCCTCCTCCCCTGCCCTTTTAAGCAATTCCTCCTCTCCTAGTAACCCACCAACGCTCATTACCATTAGGTTCTTTTTCTCTTTAATAACAAGGGGAAGAATTTCTTTTACAACATTTACAGAAGAGGCTTCAATAATAAGGCTTGCTTTTTTTATAACATCAGCAATCTCAAGAATCTCTGGTTTTTTTGGAAAAATAGAGGCTGTTTTTTCTGCCCTTTCTTTATCAATGTCACAAAGGCATACCAAAGAAAGAGAAGGAATATCCAAAATTGCCTTCGCAATATAAGAACCAATTGCACCACATCCAATTAAACCAATCTTAATCATAATTAAACTTACCTATTATAATTTCAGCAAATAATGCACCTGCCTCCTTCATTGCCTGAAGTATTGATATACCAAATGCCGCTTCAATTTTGAAAACCAATAGGGTTTTGAAAGAAAAAATTAAGATAGGGCAAGATTGGCTAATCCGCCCATTCGTTGTCTAATATATGGAGCACAATATAACCCAAATTCCTTTTTACTATTATCTACCCACTTAACTTCAGCAAAGTTTATTTCATTTTTTATTTTTACCTTAACTAAATCAAATATAACAAGGTTTATTTTTTTCTTATTACTAGTCAGTTTTACACTATATCCCGCTGTTTCTGTAAACTTTCTATCTGCTTTTTCTATCTTAATCATAGCTTCTTTATTAAATACTTTGCACTCCAATTCATTTACACTATGGGTTTCTATTATAATTGGGAAGTCTTCAATTTTATTTCTATCCATTCTTTTAAGCCTCTCAGATTTTTGTTGTCGGGTTTTTCTATAACCAATATATTCATCGTGATTGATTTCGTTAAATATCAATCCAAAAAGACAGGCATTATCAGAAGAAGTTTCTTCATCACCAAACAATTTTGCTAGAAATCTTCTTTGATCTTCTTCGGGTATAAAACTATTATCTCTAAACTCATAAAAATATTCTTTTGATGTTATACTTCCAAATTCAGAGAAATGAATGGTAAATAAAGATTTAGTCTCATCAATGCTATTTTTGTATGTTACTTCATTTCCCAATATATCTCCTGTTATGCTTTCACAAGGTTTTGATTTTAACCCTACCCTAAGAATTTCCAAAAAGTCCTTTTTTGTCAGTTTAATTCTACCTGCTATTTCTTGTTCTTGGAGAAATCTAATATATTGAAATTTCGCCAATGCTCCCAACAAGAACATTTCAAACAATATCTTGCTACTTTCTAATCTTGTTCCTATCTTTAACTGGATTTTTTCAGGAAGTTCTGGTTTTTCATTACGATTATATCTTAAGGAATTAATTGGAATAGAATTGATAATCTTTTGGTTGTAATACAAAATCGCTACATTTCCTTCAAAAGAATACCCTATCTTCCTTAAAGATTCATTTATCAATGCCATAGATGTATCTGTATTT is part of the bacterium genome and encodes:
- a CDS encoding endonuclease Q family protein, which produces MEFIADFHLHSKYSRATSKDMDIPEMSKYAKLKGISLLGSSDFTHPVWLSNLKAHLKETEGNLFDYKGMKFILTSEVSNIYKDKDKFAKIHIIIFSPCLETCDRINERLQRYGSLFADGRPILSLSSPDLVKMLLDIDERIFIVPAHIWTPHFSVFGANSGFNSISECFKDEASNIYCLETGLSSDPKMNWRLSMLDKYTLISNSDAHSPAKIGREANVFNCEISYNAIISCLKNKDKTKFLKTLEFFPEEGKYHYDGHRNCEISLSPDETKRLNLKCPKCGKKLTIGVMYRVCELSDREDGFIPENSIPYKNLIPLDEIIGDALEKEPTSVVVKREYLSMVENIGSEFDILLKKSEDELKREVPQKIYEGIMNVRKGMIDIEPGYDGVYGKIVIFKKEKKTQKQMSLF
- a CDS encoding aspartate dehydrogenase, producing the protein MIKIGLIGCGAIGSYIAKAILDIPSLSLVCLCDIDKERAEKTASIFPKKPEILEIADVIKKASLIIEASSVNVVKEILPLVIKEKKNLMVMSVGGLLGEEELLKRAGEEGIKIYIPSGAIAGIDGLKAALLGNIEHVILKTRKPPKGLLGAPYICENKINLSNIKEKTTIFKGTALDAIAGFPANVNVSATLSLAGIGPYKTEVEIIADPNTTKNIHEILIIGDFGRINIKCENLPSKDNPKTSYLASLSAIATLKSIVASLKVGT
- a CDS encoding type II secretion system protein — encoded protein: MKRKGFTLIELMIVVAIIGILLAMLLPRVGLLIDRSREKASGKNLKNIYAAIVEYSEKEHGKFVWPRGAQADSLDNVKDALTNQNYNPEGKSFDKIPYALLRRTLNTNTNLNIDSGEIYKANSRVWDSANDSRNKGGWMYVTIGTYTGEVFINCSEDDTFGNEYTTYMCW
- a CDS encoding type II secretion system protein: MKNKGFTLIELMVVIAIMGTLLAMLLPRLGLLLDRSREKATGKNLKNIYAAIVEYSEKEYGKFAWPTSGDEASNALTNPDLNPEGKPFDKIPYALLRRTLNTGGGGISIDNAEIFSANTREWDDTNPNRNYGGWMYVTLGTYTGEVFINCSYNDTFGNPYTTYMCW